CGCCGAGGCCATCTCGCCGCTGCTCGGCCAGCGCGTGGCGGTGGAGAACCGCACCGGCGTGAACGGCGCGATCGGCGCGGAGCTCGTCGCGCGCAGCGCGCCCGATGGCTACACCGCCTTCCAATGCCCGATGAGCACGCTCTCCATCACGCCACAGCTGCAAGGCGCCAATCTCCCGCTCGATCCGGGGGCGGAGCTGCTGCCCGTCTCCAATGTGGCGCTCTCCTCCTACGCACTGGTGGTGGCCGCCGGCAGCCGCTTCCAGAGCGTCGCGCAGATCCTGGAGGAGGCGCGGCGCCGCCCGGGCGAGATCACCTTCGCCAGCCCCGGCCCCGGCTCGGCCCAGCACCTCGCGGGGGAACTGATGAAGCGGCTCGGCCAGGTGAACATGCAGCACATCCCCTATCGCGGGGCGGCGCCGGCGGCGGTGGACATCATCGGCGGCCGCGTGGATTTCATGATCACCAATATCGGCGATGTGGCGGGCCAGGTGCGCGACGGAACGATGCGCTTCGTGGCGCAAGGCGACCCGACGCGCGTCACCGGCTACGAGAACCTGCCCCGCATTGCCGCGACGCTGCCCGGCTTCGAGGTGACAGGCTGGTTCGGCCTTTGCCTGCCGCGCGGCACGCCCGCCGATGTGATCGCCCGCTGGGATGGCGCGGTGCGCGCCGCCATGGCCGACCCCGCCTTGCCGCGCCGCCTCGTCGCGGCCGGCTTCACGCCGCTCTACGAACCGCCCGAGGCCTTCGCCAATCGCCTCGCGGCCGACCGCGCCAAGTGGCGCGAGGTGATCCGCGCCGCCGATGTCCGCGCGCAATGAGACCGGAGAACACGCCATGCTGACCGTCACCCCGCTCAAGCCCACATTCGGCGCCCGCATCGAGGGCGCGGATCTCCGCCGCCCGCTG
This region of Sediminicoccus rosea genomic DNA includes:
- a CDS encoding Bug family tripartite tricarboxylate transporter substrate binding protein, with product MRSHPRRILAVLIPLALATPAWAAFPERPPRIVSGFAAGGGSDTLSRLVAEAISPLLGQRVAVENRTGVNGAIGAELVARSAPDGYTAFQCPMSTLSITPQLQGANLPLDPGAELLPVSNVALSSYALVVAAGSRFQSVAQILEEARRRPGEITFASPGPGSAQHLAGELMKRLGQVNMQHIPYRGAAPAAVDIIGGRVDFMITNIGDVAGQVRDGTMRFVAQGDPTRVTGYENLPRIAATLPGFEVTGWFGLCLPRGTPADVIARWDGAVRAAMADPALPRRLVAAGFTPLYEPPEAFANRLAADRAKWREVIRAADVRAQ